In Candidatus Nitronauta litoralis, one DNA window encodes the following:
- a CDS encoding type VI secretion system baseplate subunit TssK: protein MVDARRIPFPIQWHEGMMLAPQHFQQSASRHEELLHYHLMSSNPFHWGVRRLKIDPVLLVSGKFRILELEAILPDGLIVEHGHLDDTSALEIELEEFAEDIRTTPLLIHLALPEKKVGTSFKGDLARFDSIEGRPVSDENTGDNEIPIPRLKPRLLLLATDEPPQKYVSFPLAEVTYKNETFAQTDYLPPSLAISLGSPLGELCQQISQRLREKAIYLSEQVQSPSSSAGAPMILETKNTIKSLVANLPQFEAVLNTGVSHPFPLYVSLCGLVGEMAALGTGMVPPVLPAYNHNDIRFSFDTAREFIFRMIEEGINEAYTGYPFTWVDNLFALNFSEAWMKQKHVYLGVRGPSGMGEKDLVSWIEKSWIGTVNKIPSMREKRILGPERKPIEGDRDIIPARGVVLFQLTVDPDFIEPEQPLQIFNTADKTDAGRPMEILLYVKANT from the coding sequence ATGGTCGACGCACGCAGAATTCCATTTCCAATTCAGTGGCATGAGGGCATGATGCTGGCCCCCCAGCACTTCCAGCAATCGGCCTCACGTCATGAGGAATTACTGCATTATCATTTAATGTCTTCCAACCCGTTTCATTGGGGAGTCCGTCGTTTAAAAATCGACCCTGTCCTGCTGGTCAGTGGTAAATTCCGGATCCTGGAGCTAGAGGCGATCCTGCCTGATGGCCTGATTGTAGAACATGGGCATTTAGACGACACATCGGCCCTCGAAATAGAGTTGGAAGAGTTTGCTGAAGACATCCGGACCACCCCCCTATTGATCCACCTCGCCCTTCCGGAAAAAAAAGTAGGGACCTCTTTCAAGGGCGACCTGGCACGCTTCGACTCCATTGAAGGGAGGCCCGTCTCCGATGAAAATACCGGAGACAACGAAATCCCCATACCCAGATTAAAACCCCGGCTCCTGCTTCTCGCCACAGACGAGCCACCGCAAAAATACGTGAGTTTTCCTCTCGCTGAAGTCACATACAAAAATGAGACATTTGCCCAAACAGACTACCTTCCCCCAAGCCTGGCCATCTCATTAGGTTCTCCATTGGGGGAATTGTGCCAACAGATTTCCCAGCGGCTGCGTGAAAAAGCCATTTACCTTTCGGAACAGGTGCAGTCGCCGTCGTCATCGGCGGGCGCACCTATGATTCTCGAAACAAAAAACACCATTAAAAGCCTGGTGGCTAATCTACCTCAGTTCGAGGCTGTATTGAATACCGGCGTGTCACATCCCTTCCCACTGTACGTTTCATTATGCGGGCTGGTTGGGGAAATGGCGGCTCTCGGTACTGGAATGGTGCCACCGGTTCTTCCTGCATACAATCACAACGACATTCGGTTTTCTTTCGATACAGCACGTGAATTCATTTTCCGCATGATCGAAGAAGGCATCAACGAAGCCTATACCGGTTACCCGTTTACCTGGGTCGACAACCTGTTTGCTCTGAACTTTTCCGAAGCCTGGATGAAACAAAAACACGTTTATCTGGGAGTACGCGGACCTTCCGGAATGGGAGAAAAAGACCTTGTTAGCTGGATAGAAAAAAGCTGGATTGGGACCGTCAATAAAATCCCTTCCATGAGGGAAAAACGCATACTGGGTCCAGAACGCAAACCCATCGAAGGCGACCGCGACATCATCCCGGCGCGCGGAGTGGTGTTGTTTCAACTTACAGTCGATCCGGACTTTATTGAACCCGAACAACCCCTTCAGATTTTCAACACTGCAGACAAAACGGATGCTGGACGTCCTATGGAAATTCTGCTCTACGTAAAAGCCAACACCTGA
- a CDS encoding VWA domain-containing protein translates to MGVDGKIQALNNAIREAIPHMQEVADENPNAQVLVRALRFSTGAQWHITQPTPIADFKWENLNADGVTDLGQALNMVAEQLRIPPMTDRALPPVLVLISDGQPTDDFNAGLKTLLHEPWGKKAVRVAIAIGEDADHEVLQKFIGNPEFQPLQANNPEALKNKIKWTSTVVLKAASAPTSQTEDTQTLGNVPIPKAHDSNTEAISAGDIW, encoded by the coding sequence ATGGGAGTGGACGGTAAAATTCAGGCTCTCAACAATGCCATTCGTGAAGCCATCCCACACATGCAGGAAGTGGCCGATGAAAACCCGAATGCCCAGGTATTGGTACGTGCCTTGCGTTTCAGTACTGGAGCCCAGTGGCACATCACCCAACCAACACCCATTGCCGATTTTAAATGGGAAAACCTCAATGCAGACGGCGTAACAGACCTGGGTCAGGCGCTCAACATGGTGGCTGAGCAACTTCGCATTCCTCCCATGACAGACCGTGCCTTGCCTCCTGTTCTGGTTCTCATTTCAGATGGTCAACCTACTGACGATTTCAATGCAGGATTGAAAACCCTGCTCCATGAACCCTGGGGCAAAAAGGCGGTAAGGGTCGCAATTGCCATCGGTGAAGATGCCGATCACGAGGTATTGCAAAAGTTCATTGGAAATCCAGAGTTCCAACCTTTGCAGGCGAACAATCCAGAAGCGCTCAAAAATAAAATCAAATGGACCTCTACGGTCGTTTTGAAAGCCGCTTCGGCACCGACAAGCCAGACGGAAGACACCCAGACCCTGGGTAATGTTCCCATTCCCAAGGCACATGACTCGAATACTGAGGCTATTTCCGCCGGAGACATCTGGTGA
- a CDS encoding protein phosphatase 2C domain-containing protein produces MKTEPDSAWRAFGKSVRGASHIRDNRPNQDAILWSSGESDGLPLVMALSDGHGSQRSFRSETGAAFAVDAISTCLTDFARQLFPSSQFKALEQDARKNLPRELEYRWKRTVLDHLTTNQFSNEEIETLYVYQEKNEGEPPILNPFLAYGATALGVLVTQSYRLYLQLGDGDMLNVYSDGKTERPLPDDPRLIGNATTSLCARKAAQDVRLSIQFGDRQIPELILVSTDGYANSFKNDEEFLRVGPDILDIIRTDGLDYIERHLGDWLEETTQVGSGDDITLGILSNSVVNLPEVETLKTTQLSTE; encoded by the coding sequence GTGAAAACAGAACCTGACTCCGCCTGGCGGGCGTTCGGGAAAAGCGTTAGAGGTGCCTCGCATATCCGGGATAACAGGCCCAACCAGGATGCAATACTCTGGTCTTCAGGAGAAAGTGATGGGCTGCCTTTGGTCATGGCGTTATCAGACGGTCACGGCAGTCAACGCAGTTTCAGGAGCGAAACCGGTGCCGCATTTGCGGTGGATGCCATTTCCACCTGTCTGACTGACTTTGCCCGACAATTGTTCCCGAGTAGTCAATTCAAGGCTCTTGAACAGGATGCCCGTAAAAACCTTCCACGCGAACTGGAATACCGATGGAAACGCACCGTTCTGGATCATCTGACAACAAACCAATTTTCAAACGAAGAAATTGAGACCCTTTACGTCTATCAGGAAAAAAACGAGGGAGAACCCCCAATACTTAACCCTTTCCTGGCCTATGGGGCGACAGCGCTAGGTGTACTCGTCACTCAATCCTACCGGCTGTATTTACAGCTTGGTGATGGTGACATGCTCAACGTGTATTCCGACGGAAAAACAGAGCGACCTCTCCCCGATGACCCCAGGCTGATCGGTAATGCCACAACGTCTCTATGCGCGCGCAAAGCGGCTCAGGATGTCCGATTGAGTATTCAATTCGGAGACAGACAGATTCCTGAATTGATACTTGTATCCACAGATGGCTATGCGAATTCATTTAAAAATGATGAAGAGTTTTTAAGGGTCGGGCCGGATATTCTGGACATCATCCGCACCGACGGTCTTGATTATATCGAGCGTCACCTTGGCGACTGGCTTGAAGAAACCACGCAGGTTGGCAGCGGTGATGACATCACCCTCGGCATTCTGTCCAATTCAGTCGTAAACCTGCCTGAGGTCGAAACCCTTAAAACGACACAACTGTCTACAGAATAA
- a CDS encoding protein kinase: MSQILDTKRELIAQTSGLTCKVKRLLGSGGQGEVYEARLNNQPVALKWYHPQVATSQQRKALEMLVAKGPPDRSFLWPLDIVTTPDLPHYGYLMPLRDPRYQGIADLMKGRIDPTFRILATAGMNLASSFLQLHARGMCYRDIAFGNVFFDADTGEVLICDNDNVSVDHEEKGSVLGTPRFMAPEVVRGEAWPSTQTDLFSLSVLLFYMFMVHHPLEGKREVEIKCLDLPAMTRLYGENPVFIFDPENKTNRPHKEFQKNPLAFWPVYPEFLRKLFVRAFTEGLHDPSRRVRESEWRNTLIRLRDSILYCADCGTENVYDRESLGEGAQSSGACWSCQKPIPLPPRIRIEKSIIMLNHDTHVFPHHVDDQKLYDFSLPVAEVNQHPDKPGIWGLKNISRDKWVMTTPQDETLDVPPHKTVPLLNGTRIHFGNKQGEIRS; encoded by the coding sequence ATGAGCCAAATACTCGACACAAAACGCGAACTGATCGCACAAACCTCAGGACTGACCTGCAAGGTAAAACGCTTGCTCGGTTCCGGGGGGCAAGGCGAAGTGTATGAAGCCCGATTAAACAACCAGCCCGTAGCTCTAAAATGGTACCACCCCCAGGTCGCCACCTCTCAACAGCGTAAGGCTCTTGAAATGCTGGTGGCAAAAGGACCTCCGGATCGTTCTTTTCTCTGGCCTCTGGATATTGTCACCACTCCGGACTTGCCTCACTATGGCTATCTCATGCCGTTACGTGACCCGCGTTACCAGGGCATCGCCGACTTGATGAAAGGACGAATCGATCCAACTTTTCGTATTCTGGCCACGGCAGGCATGAACCTTGCCAGTAGTTTTCTTCAATTGCATGCACGCGGGATGTGCTACCGGGACATTGCGTTCGGAAATGTTTTTTTCGATGCCGATACCGGCGAAGTCCTGATCTGCGACAACGATAATGTCAGTGTGGATCACGAAGAAAAAGGCAGCGTTCTCGGAACGCCACGTTTCATGGCACCTGAGGTGGTTCGAGGTGAAGCGTGGCCCAGCACACAAACGGATTTATTCTCTCTGTCAGTCCTCCTGTTCTATATGTTCATGGTTCACCATCCGCTGGAAGGCAAACGAGAGGTTGAGATCAAATGCCTGGACCTGCCTGCAATGACACGCCTCTATGGTGAAAACCCGGTTTTTATTTTCGACCCCGAAAACAAAACCAATCGTCCACACAAAGAGTTTCAGAAAAATCCCCTGGCATTCTGGCCCGTGTATCCAGAGTTTTTGCGGAAATTATTTGTACGTGCCTTCACTGAAGGCCTGCATGACCCATCCAGACGCGTGCGGGAAAGCGAATGGCGTAACACCCTGATACGCCTGCGGGACTCCATTTTGTATTGCGCAGATTGTGGGACCGAAAATGTTTATGATCGGGAATCGCTTGGAGAAGGCGCTCAATCCAGCGGAGCCTGCTGGTCCTGCCAAAAACCTATTCCCCTGCCCCCCCGTATCCGGATTGAAAAATCCATTATCATGCTGAACCATGACACCCATGTATTCCCGCACCACGTCGATGACCAGAAACTTTATGATTTTTCCCTGCCTGTTGCCGAGGTCAATCAGCACCCGGACAAACCCGGAATCTGGGGACTCAAAAACATTTCGAGAGACAAGTGGGTCATGACCACACCGCAGGACGAAACTCTCGATGTTCCTCCCCACAAAACAGTTCCTTTGTTAAACGGCACCCGTATTCACTTTGGTAATAAACAGGGGGAGATACGGTCCTGA
- a CDS encoding DotU family type IV/VI secretion system protein → MNGIVQMGDSFLLARFREFYHEVIRLKQQIATTGWMNSPATTPAATQPAMAFPEGSVESVEEESSGEVNEVEAITEDESQNMANLVWQRLLYLLEQQEISANRFGGEYVRELYKDAQFVMAALADEIFLQLDWEGREAWYTNLLETKLFQSHAAGDIFFQKVDKLLKHRDPVQADLAKVYLMALAFGFQGRFRGEEKGMERLDFYRRELFNFIFHRSPDILSESKHFCPEAYLHNIGEGVGLKLEHPQKWFLYLALLLAVLLLVSQNIWHVMTNELETIIQLILDEA, encoded by the coding sequence ATGAACGGAATAGTCCAGATGGGCGATTCTTTCCTGTTGGCCCGTTTTCGTGAGTTTTACCACGAAGTCATTCGCTTGAAACAACAGATAGCGACCACAGGCTGGATGAACAGCCCTGCAACCACACCTGCGGCAACCCAACCGGCAATGGCATTTCCGGAAGGCTCCGTAGAGTCCGTAGAAGAGGAAAGTTCCGGCGAAGTAAATGAAGTAGAGGCCATTACCGAAGACGAGTCCCAGAACATGGCCAATCTGGTCTGGCAGCGGTTGCTATACCTCCTCGAGCAACAGGAAATTTCTGCCAATCGTTTCGGGGGTGAATATGTCCGGGAATTGTACAAGGACGCCCAATTTGTCATGGCTGCATTAGCCGATGAAATATTTCTTCAGCTCGACTGGGAAGGTCGGGAAGCCTGGTACACCAACCTCCTCGAAACCAAACTTTTCCAGTCCCATGCCGCAGGTGACATCTTCTTTCAGAAGGTGGACAAGCTGCTGAAACATCGAGATCCAGTGCAGGCTGACCTCGCCAAGGTATACCTGATGGCCCTGGCCTTCGGTTTTCAGGGACGTTTCCGGGGTGAGGAAAAGGGAATGGAGCGCCTCGATTTTTACCGAAGAGAACTGTTCAATTTTATTTTCCACCGATCCCCCGACATTTTAAGCGAGTCCAAACATTTCTGCCCGGAAGCCTACCTTCACAATATAGGTGAAGGGGTTGGGCTGAAACTGGAGCACCCTCAAAAATGGTTTCTCTATCTTGCCCTATTGCTGGCAGTGTTGCTGCTGGTCTCACAAAATATCTGGCATGTCATGACCAATGAATTGGAAACGATTATTCAATTGATACTGGATGAAGCGTGA